A genomic region of Desulfosarcina ovata subsp. ovata contains the following coding sequences:
- a CDS encoding FAD-binding oxidoreductase: MQDNARRQLRQLLGPENFLEEREDCLTYAFDASEGACLPEAVAFPETAEAVSEILAIANTHRIPIVPRGAGSGLTGGAVPLSGGIVMTMNRMNRIISVDTDNLQAIVQPGVITARLHAAVEAKGLFYPPDPASMDICTIGGNLAENAGGMRAVKYGVTKDFVMGLEVVLANGEIIHTGSRCIKDVVGYDLTRLFVGSEGTLGVITRAVLKLLPLPEGKQTLLAAFGAMEAAAQTIADVIKSGIIPTTMEFMDKHCIRAVTQYQDTGLPVDAEAVLLIEVDGTPHAIETGIKRVQAVCTANRALSVDVARDVADQERLWQSRRAIHAALGLVWPRWEEEDIAVPIARVPKMVRRIDDIAKETGAFIVCFGHAGDGNIHVSLAPHDKNTPHEALTQARAAILKDAIALEGRIAAEHGIGLIKRNQIGWNLDAPTLNLMRQIKGLLDPNGILNPGKVFPSTLTCSAPFGH, translated from the coding sequence ATGCAAGACAACGCCAGACGCCAATTGCGCCAACTGCTCGGACCGGAGAATTTCCTGGAAGAGAGAGAAGACTGCCTGACCTACGCCTTCGATGCCAGCGAGGGGGCCTGCCTGCCCGAGGCGGTGGCCTTTCCGGAAACGGCCGAAGCGGTCTCCGAAATCCTGGCCATCGCCAACACCCACCGCATCCCCATCGTTCCCCGGGGGGCCGGCAGCGGTCTGACCGGCGGCGCCGTTCCCCTTTCCGGCGGCATCGTCATGACCATGAACCGCATGAACCGGATCATCAGCGTGGATACCGACAATCTTCAGGCCATCGTCCAGCCGGGGGTGATCACCGCCCGGCTGCATGCCGCCGTGGAGGCCAAGGGGCTGTTCTATCCCCCCGATCCGGCGAGTATGGATATTTGTACGATTGGTGGCAACCTGGCCGAAAATGCCGGTGGCATGCGGGCGGTGAAGTACGGCGTCACCAAAGACTTCGTCATGGGGCTGGAAGTGGTGCTGGCCAATGGCGAGATCATCCACACCGGTTCACGCTGCATCAAGGATGTGGTCGGCTACGACCTGACCCGTCTCTTCGTGGGCTCGGAGGGAACCCTCGGGGTGATCACCCGGGCCGTGCTCAAGCTGCTGCCCCTGCCGGAGGGCAAGCAGACCCTGCTGGCCGCCTTCGGCGCCATGGAAGCGGCGGCCCAGACCATCGCCGATGTGATCAAGTCGGGCATCATCCCCACCACCATGGAATTCATGGACAAGCACTGCATCCGGGCGGTGACCCAATACCAGGATACCGGATTGCCCGTTGATGCCGAAGCGGTGCTGCTCATCGAAGTGGACGGCACCCCCCATGCGATCGAGACCGGCATCAAACGGGTCCAGGCGGTATGCACGGCCAACCGCGCCCTCAGCGTGGACGTAGCCAGGGATGTGGCCGACCAGGAGCGCCTGTGGCAATCGCGACGCGCCATCCACGCCGCGCTGGGGCTGGTGTGGCCCCGCTGGGAAGAGGAAGATATCGCCGTTCCCATCGCCCGGGTACCCAAGATGGTGCGGCGCATCGATGACATTGCCAAGGAAACCGGTGCGTTCATCGTCTGTTTCGGTCATGCCGGTGACGGCAATATCCACGTCAGCCTGGCGCCACACGACAAAAACACGCCCCACGAAGCGCTCACACAGGCCCGGGCGGCGATCCTCAAGGACGCCATCGCCCTGGAGGGACGCATCGCCGCCGAACACGGCATCGGGCTGATCAAGCGCAACCAAATCGGCTGGAACCTCGACGCGCCCACCCTGAACCTGATGCGGCAGATCAAGGGGCTGCTGGACCCCAACGGGATTCTCAACCCGGGCAAGGTCTTCCCGTCGACGCTCACCTGCAGCGCCCCTTTTGGCCACTGA
- a CDS encoding amino acid ABC transporter permease, with protein sequence MPIGEFFAFCQKVLPDLIQGTGVTLKIAGGALLIGLVVGLPVALLRVYGSVWLRRLAGAYINLFRGTPLLVQLFVVYYGLPDLGLTFSRLAAAYLTLGLNSGAYQAEYLRGALQAVGSGQMTAARAIGMSRLTAIRHIILPQALRLVLPSWSNEMIAIIKYTAVVFLIAVPDLMGKAKIISSRTFAPISTYIIVALIYLVVVGLASIVLHHVGKRFETPGLENPETATR encoded by the coding sequence ATGCCCATCGGTGAGTTTTTCGCATTCTGCCAAAAGGTCCTTCCCGACCTGATCCAGGGCACCGGGGTCACGCTTAAGATCGCCGGCGGCGCACTTCTCATCGGCCTGGTGGTCGGCCTGCCGGTCGCCCTTTTGCGTGTTTACGGCAGTGTCTGGCTGCGGCGCCTGGCCGGCGCTTACATCAACCTGTTCCGCGGAACGCCCCTGCTGGTCCAGCTCTTCGTGGTTTACTACGGCCTTCCCGACCTGGGGCTGACCTTTTCACGGCTTGCCGCGGCCTACCTGACCCTGGGGCTCAACAGTGGTGCCTATCAGGCCGAATACCTGCGCGGCGCCCTTCAGGCCGTGGGTAGCGGCCAGATGACCGCGGCCCGGGCTATCGGTATGAGCCGGCTGACGGCCATCCGCCACATCATCCTGCCCCAGGCCCTGCGGCTGGTCCTGCCGTCCTGGTCCAACGAGATGATCGCCATCATCAAATATACGGCGGTGGTTTTCCTCATCGCCGTGCCCGACCTGATGGGCAAGGCCAAAATTATTTCCAGCCGCACCTTCGCGCCCATCTCCACGTATATTATCGTGGCCCTCATCTACCTGGTGGTCGTGGGACTGGCCAGCATCGTCCTGCACCATGTGGGCAAACGATTTGAAACGCCGGGGCTGGAAAACCCGGAAACCGCAACGCGATAG